DNA from Mycobacterium bourgelatii:
CGGTCCGCACCCGCGGTGTGCGACAGGACGACGGTACCTGGGTCATCGACGGGCAGAAGACATGGATCACCGACGGACACTGGGCCGATATGGGGTTGGCGCTCATCCGCACTGATCCGACTTCGTCTCGTCACCACGGCCTTTCGGTGTTCGCGGTGCCGATGTCGGCGGCCGGCGTCGAGGTGCGTCCCATCCGCAGCATCGGGGATGCAATCGAAATCAACGAGGTGTTCCTGACCGGCGTGGTGCTCGACGCGGACAGTCTGGTCGGCGAAGTCGGACAGGGCTGGTCGATCATCATGGCGGGTCTGGACTTCGAACGCTTCGGTATCGGCGGCAATGTCATCCTGCTCGAATTGTTGATCGATGACCTTGTGACGGTGGCCCGTGATGCGCTCGTCGACGGCGCCCCGGCGCTGACGCACCCCGACATCCGACAAACCATCGCTGAACTCACCGTCGAAGTCGAGGTGGCGAAGTCGTTCATCGACGACCACGTCGAACGTCTCATCGCCGGCGCCGATATGCCGGGCGATGGCTCGATCGCCAAGCTGAGCTTCGCCGAGACCTACCATCGGGTTTCGGCCTACGGTGCCGAACTCGCTGCTGCCGCAGCGGATGTCGCCACCACCGACGCAGCGGTGCGGCAGGCGAAGGAGCGTCTGCGAGAATGCTGGTTGTGGTCACGGGCATATACGATCTCCGGCGGAAGCTCGGAGATGATGCGTAACATCCTCGCGAAGCGTCGGCTGCTGCTACCGAGCGGGTGAGTGCGCCGGTGGCCAGTGAGACGTTCTGGGGTCTGGTCGACGCGGTGGCCGAAGCGCATCCGGAGCGGGTGGTTCTGGCCGACGACTTCGGCCGCAGCCTGACCTGCGCACAACTGCGGGATGAGGGGGAGCGCACCGCGGCTGCGCTATCGGAGTCCGGAGTCGGCGAGGGCACCGTGGTGTCATGGCAGCTGCCGACCACGCTGGAGACGATGGTGGTGATGGTTGCTCTGGCCCGACTGGGCGCGGTGCAGAACCCGATCCTTCCGATCTGGCGCGAGAGTGAAGTTCGGTTTGTGACAGCACAGCTCGCGACGGAAGTGCTTGTCGTCCCAGGCCGTTGGCGCGGGTACGATCACACCGCGCTGGCGGAGGCGGTGGCGAAGGAACGGCCCCTGTCGGTCGTGGTGATTGATCACGACGCGCCGGTCACCGACGGCCTGCGCCTGCCGGTAGGCGACCCGGCGGTGTTGCCGGCGGCGCCGAGTAGCGGTGAGGACCCCCGCTGGATCTACTACTCCTCGGGTACCACGGCCGCACCGAAGGGCGCTCGTCATTGCGACCGTTCGGTGATCGCCGGTTCGGCCGGAGTGATCGGGATCGTGGGTGCGTCCAGTAGTGACGTCAACCCGATCGCGTTTCCCGTTTCGCACATCGGTGGCGCCGCCATGCTCGCTGCGAGCCTGCGCACCGGTATGCGATTGGTCTTGTTCGACTCGTTCGACCCGGCGACGACCCCGTATCGGCTGGCGGCGCACCGCCCGACACTGCTGGGCACCGCAACGCCGTTCTTCGTGGCATTCATGGCTGCGCAGCGCGCCCACGGAGCTGAACCGCTGTACCCGGACTTGCGGGGCTGCGTCGGGGGAGGCGCGCCGATCACCGCAGAGTTGGGTCGCCAAGTGCGGGAAGTGTTTTCGGTGAACGGCGTGGCCAATTCGTGGGGTCTGACCGAGTTCCCGGTCGCCACCTCGCAGACACCAGAGGCTGCGCCCGACTTACTCGACCGGACCGTGGGGCGCCCCGTTGCCGGAGTATCGGTGCGGGTAGTGGACGATAGCGAACGCGAAGTCAACGTGGGCGAGGAGGGCGAACTTCGGCTCAAGGGGCCCCAGTGCTTCCTGGGATACGTTGACGGCTCGCTGGACGCGGCCGCATTTGACGCCGAAGGTTGGTTCCGCAGCGGCGACCGGGGACGGATCGACGACCAGGGCAACGTCGTCATCACCGGGCGCATCAAGGACGCCATCATCCGCAATGCGGAGAACATCTCGGCACTGGAGATCGAGAATGTGCTGGCGACGCATCCCGCGGTCGCCGATGTTGCGGTCATCGGTGTGCCGGATCCGCGCACCGGGGAACGGGTTTGCGCTGTCGTGGTCGCCCAACCCGGGGGAGAGGTCACCCTGGAAGCGTTGGCCGAACACTGTCGGCTGCAGGGATTGAGTCGACACAAATCTCCGGAGCGACTCGAATTGGTCGAGGCGCTACCGCGAAACCTCACGGGCAAGGTTCTGAAGAACGAGCTGCGTGTGCAATTCGGCTAGCCGCGCTGAGTCAGCCGGGCGCGAGCGAGCTGCGCCGCCCCGTTTCCGGTGATCAGCCAGAGGGTTGCCAACTGGGCGATGAAGTCGTCAAAGGATAGTTTGACGTTCCCGTTGACGTAGGACAGGATCGCGTCCGCGGTGCCTCCGACGATGAATGCCGGCGCTACCTGCGCCAATGGATCGGTTTCCAACTCGACGCCGTGCACGACTTTGCCGTGGTCGATCGCCACTTTGGTGAGGCGGTGCATCACCCTGGTGCGGTGGTTGTGCAACTCGGGCGAGGCCGCCACGCCCCCTAGCAGCACCCGCGCGCGGCGCGGGTCGTCGACGAGCGCTCGTACCGCCGCCGCGACGACCGCTAGAGCTTGCGCCTCCAACGGCCCATCGGCCGTCGCGTCCGAGGCTTCGACGGTTGCGGCACGCACATCCTCGGCGATGTCGTCGATGACGGCGGCGGAGAGCGCGTCGAGGTCGGTGAAACTTTCGTAGAAGTATCTCTTGTTCAGACCGGCTGCGACACAGAGTTTTTCGACAGTCGCGCTGCGCCACTCGTTGCGTGCCATCGAGTCCATTGCAGCATCCAGGAGGCGACTCCGCCGCTGCCGGCGACGAGTGTCCGCGGATTGCCCGCCGTAGGCGCGCTGCGTGGTCTCAGGCACCGCTAGATCGTCGCAACTGCCGACGTCACCGTTGCGACCACTCACCGAGATCCGTTGACTCCACTCAGTCAGTCTGGCACAGTTCTGTACCAGATGGGCAGCAGCATAGGAGGCTCGTTGTGACAGCCCTGACCGCCCAGTTCGCATCACCAGTGAATAGGCACCGCGTGCAAGCGCTGGGCGCGGCCGTCACATCCCGATTTCCCAGCAGCGAACGGCCGTTGGCGACCGCGCCCGCGGGCTCTAACCTCAAGCCGGTCATGGGTAACTATGGGTTTCCCTTCCTCGGCCACGTGTTGAGTACACTCGCCGACCCGCTGGAGTTTTCCCGACGCAGATACGAGCGATATGGGCCGGTGTGGTGGGCCGGGGGAGTCGGGTTCCGCGTCGTCGCGCTCATGGGACCCGATGCGCTCGAGACGGCATGGATCAACCGGGGCAAGATCTTCTCCAGTACACGTGGTTGGGCACCTGTCATCGGGCCGTTCTTCTACCGCGGAATCATGTTGCTGGACTTCGACGAGCATCGCGACCACCGCCGGATCATGCAGCAGGCCTTCACCCGCAGCGCGCTGGAGGGATACCTCGCCCTGATGCGGCCCAGCATCGATCGGACGTTGAGCCAGTGGCCTTCAACGACGCGCTTCCCGTTCTATCCGTCCATCAAGCATCTGCTGCTGGAACAGGCGGCGGAGGTATTCGTCGGCACTCATCTGGGACCGGAGTCGGACCAGCTTTCCGCAGACTTCCACGACACGGTCCGAGGAGGGCAGGCGGTCGTGCGGGCGGATGTGCCCGGAGGCACGTGGGCACGAGGGCTCCGCGCCCGTGAGCGCCTGGAATGCTACTTCGCTAGCCAAGTTCCGGCCCGCCAGCGCGGTAACGGCACCGATCTGTTTTCGATGCTGTGCCGCAGCGAAGACGAAGACGGGACGAGGTTCACCCCCGCCGACATCGTGAACCACATGATCTTCCTGTTGATGGCCGCCCATGACACCACGGCGATCGCGCTATCCATGCTGGTATACGAGCTGGGCCGGAATCGGCAGTGGCAGAACGCCCTTCGTGACGAGGCGATGGGCCAGCCAAACGACGCGCCGACGTTGCTGGATCTCGATGCGTACCCACTACTCGACGCTGCGTTCAAAGAAATCCTCCGGATGTACGCCCCAGCCGGCACGCTCTTTCGTCAAACCACCAGCGACACCGAGATTCTCGGGCACTTCGTGCCACGCAAGACTCAGGTGGCCATCAACGTTTACGCCTCCATGCGGCTTTCCGACTGGTGGCCCGACCCCGACACGTTCAATCCCGCGCGCTTTGTCGACAAGCCTGAACGCCAGGCGGCGGTGAGTCGTTTCGTATTCGCGCCGTTCGGTGGCGGGGCCCACAAGTGCATCGGCCAGCAGTTCGCCGATATGACGGTGAAGGCCACGATGCACCAATTGCTAAGGCGTTTCGAGTGGTGCGTTCCCTACGGCCATCAGCTGCTGTTGACCTGGGGAACCGGCCCGACCCCCGCTGACGACCTACCGATCGATCTGCGGAAGTTGGCTAGGCGCCGATAAGTTCCTTGAGGTTGCCGCCCATGACTCGCGCAGTAGTTTCTGCCGGCAGGTCCTTGAGCTCGGTGACGAATTGCGCCGGCTCGGCGAGGCCCTCGGGATGCGGGTAGTCCGAGCCGAACATCACCCGATTGGCGCCGAGCACCTCGATGAGATGCGACATGTCTTCCTCGTGGAACGGGTTTACCCAGACATGCCTGCGAAAGACATCACCTGGGTGCTCGTCGAAATCGCGTGGCTTCTTCCGGTAGACCCGGTCGAACGCCTCCATTAGCCGTTGGGCCCACGACCCGCCGTTCTCGACCACACCAATGCGTAGACCAGGAAAGCGTTCGAACACGCCGTGGGCGATGAACGCGGCGAGTGTGTCGAAGATGTGGCGGCTCTCTTCGTAGATGAATCCGCGGAACTTCGTCAGCTGGAAGCCCTGGAACTCGTCGCCATCTTCCCAGTCGTTCAGGTAGCGGTCGTACCCCGCATCCGAGTTGTGCATCTGCACGGAGATGCCCGACGACTCGACCAGTCGCCAGAAGTCGTCGAATTCCGGCAGCGCCGGAGACCGGGAGGTGCCGTCTTCGCGGGGCACCGGCGCGGGCCGAATCAGCACCGTCTTCGCGCCGTTGGCGAGGCACCATTCGAGCTCTTGGACGCCCTTGGCGGGATCGTTCAGCGAGATAGCGGGAACGGGAAAGATCCGGTTCTGGTAGTTAAATGTCCAGTCGTCGAGCAGCCATCGGTTGAAGGCGTGGGTGATCGCATGGGTGAGCTCAGTATCGGATTTCGTTCGTTCTTCGAGCATTCCCGCCGTTGTCGGGAACATCACGGCGCCGTCGACGCCTTGACGGTCCATCAACGCCAGGCGTAAGTCCGGGCGCCGGAATTCGTCAGGGCAGCGGATCGGGTCGGCGAGTTCCCGCAACGTCTTGCCCTCCGGGTTGATTCCGCGGTAGTAGTCGGCCCATGCGCCGGGCGTCGGAATCACTTCGTAGGTTGGGTTCGGGATGCACTCGGTGATGGTGCCAAGGATCTGCAATTTCTTGCGGCCGTTGATGTCAACGAACTTCAGCGCTTCGGCGTACTTGTCCGGCAGGTACCGGGTGTAGGCGTCGATGGTCTCGTACATGTGGTTGTCGGCATCCCAGACCTCGAACGCTTGTCCATCTGCCATGGCCGCCTCCCTGCAGGCTCAGCTATCGAAGATCACTATATCCGAATGCGAGAATGCGTATTTTCAGCTGTGCGTTAGAGGTTCGTGTAATGACCGCCGTCCACGCCGAGGGTCTGACCGGTGACATATCTCGCCGCCGGGCTCACCAGGAATGCCACGGCCGATCCGACGTCGCGCTCGGGGTCTCCGATGCGTCCCAGCGGAATTCGACGCGCCAACCTGTCCTCCATCTCAGGATCGGCTTTAATCGCGGCAGTCATCGCAGGTGAAAAGGCCAAGGGGGAGACGGCATTGACGGTGATGTGGTAGGGAGCCCATTCGCGGGCGAGGCTTTTGGCGAAGCCGCGCAGTGCACCCTTCATCGTGGCGTACAGGGGTAGCGTCGCGCTGCCCTCGATGCCGGCGGGCGAGGTCATGACTAGTAAAGTTCCGCCTCGCTCTTTGAGCGCTGCAAACGCAGCAACGGCGCAATGATAGGCGCCGCGAACGGACACCGAGAAATGGCTGTCCCAGAGCTCACGGTCGACATCTGCCAGCTGATGGGGCTGGCTCGAAAGATTGCTGGTGGCGTTGTGTACCACGGCGTCGAGCCGCCCGGTTGTCGCGACCGCGAGTTCTACCGCGTCGGCGACCGCCGCGCCGTCGGTAACGTCGCAGCAGGCGAACGTCGCGGCTCCTCCGCGCGAAACTATTTCGGCTGTGACCGCCAGGCCGGTCTCCGTCCGGGTGGCGACGATGACGTGTGCGCCTTGCGAGGCCAGGGCCAGCGCGATACCGCGGCCGACTCCTGCGCCGGATCCGGTCACGAGAGTCGTCATGCCGGTGAGGGTCACGGCAGCATCACCGAGCCGCCGTCGACCACGATGGTCTCGCCGGCGACGTGATCGAGGTTTGGTAGCAGCAGGAATTTGACTGACTCCACAACAGATTGGAGAAGCGAGGCGGAATCCTGGACTGCGGGAGCCGACAGGTGTGCCGCCGCGGCGGCTTCGTCGGGGGCGAACAGTCGCAAGGCCGTCGCGACGACATTTACCGAGATGCCTTCGGAACTCCATTGTCGAGCAGCCGATTTCGCCATGGCGCGGACACCTTCGAGCGCAGTGATATAGCCGACGAGTCGGGCGGCGCCGGCTAGGCCGATGGTCGGCACCACGAGAACGATGCGTCCACGGGACTGAAGCAGGGAACGGCGAGCGCGTTGCAACACGGCGAGTGTGTCCCACATCGCCGTGTTCACGATGCGGTCCCATTCCTCGGGGTGCAGGGCACTGAGCAGCCCGGGTCCGGGATCGGGGTCGACGACGATGACCACGCCATCGGCGTCCGGCAATGTCTCCGTGCTGTTCCCGACAAAGGATGCATCGAGTCCGTCGGCGAGCGCGGCGGACAATTCCTTGGTCGGCCCGATGACGACCGTTCGACCAGTCACGTCACGGATGTGGCCCGCTTGACTGCTTGGCGACGCGTTCGTCGTGGATCCTGATCAGATCCCTGAAACCGATGCGGTCATACTTCGGTTTGGGCTGAACCCCCCAGTCGTCGCGAGCAGTTTGTTGGCCGGCGGCTTCGGGCGCACCTCCGAACGGTGGGCCGCCGATCGGATACGGCTGGTGGCATTCCAGCGCGTCGTCGGAGTAGCGCACCTTCATCAACTCACTGCAGATCTCGGTGAGGGACAGCGTCGGCCACCCGTACCAGATCGCCATCACCGGCACGGTCATCGATCCCTCGATGACCAATCCAAAGAGGCAGACGTACAGTCCTCTCCTGAGCCATTTGTGCATCCTCGCCCAGGTTGAAGTGGTTCCGATCGGCAGCGATGCAACCGGATCCGTTGCCTCCGAGGTGGTTTGAGACACGGTCCTTCCTTCCTCGCTAGTCGGAGAAGATTTCCCGGTTCACGGTGTGTAGGTAGGGAATCGCCAGGAATGGGGTGATGTAGAAGATGTTGAATGCCCACCAGCCGAGTACGGGCAGGCCGACGGCGGTGTAGCGCACGTCGGCGTAGATCGTCATGTTGAAGATGTAGCCGGTCCAGAGCACGATGCCGAACCAGCAGGTCACGATCAGCCACTGATGTCCCCAACGCTTCATCTGCAGGAAGGCGATTGCGGCGGCGATCCGCATCGGGAAGGCGATGAGGACGCAGACCATGACCCAAGCCTTTTCGCCGGGGGCGCTGGCGCCGCCGATCCAAAGTTCGTTGTAATGCCAGAAGTAGCCGGCGTCGATCAGGTTGCCCCATGCGGTGAATACCGTGCGAGTGATCAAGGCGTGGTTGGCGAACAGATCCAGCGCCCAGCCGATGCTATTGAGGGCGGCGTCCAGAATGACGACATATCCGATGAGGGTGACCATCGTCGGCCGGACGGAGAGCCCCTCGCGTTGCGCCCTTCTGAGTAAGTAGAGGCCGCGGCAAAAGATAGGGAGGCCGATCGGGCCGAGCACCAGGGTGCCCATCAGCGTTGTGCCGGCGATCAGCCATCGGTCGGCGCGCCGCTGCGTCTGTCTTGTCTGGTCCTCGTGCTCGTCTAGGGTGGCTGATTGATCCAGTGTCATGGTCGGTCACCAGTCCCTGGTGAAGTACATCTGCAACTGGATGGCGAACATCGCGATCAGCAGGCCGTAGATGAAGATCTGGAACGCGATGAGTCCGCGGCGGCGTCGGCGGTCTTGGTCGTCCATCAGAACGTACCGATGTTGGCCAGCATCCAGTAGAAGAACGCGACCAGTCCGCACATGACAACCCATGTCACCGCCAGGCGGACGAGCTCCTGCCACATGGTCGCCCCCTTCGCCTGCTGGAAATTTGTATTTGCATCGAAGAGTAACACCACTTTCGAAATACGAGAGTATCGGTTCTCGCCGATGGCATGGCTGGCGGCCGGTGGTGTCGACGCCCGAGGGGCCAAAGGCCATACGCTCGGCGAATGGAAGCGCCGTCGGCGAGCACCAGCAGCCGGCGTGACTACTGAGCCAGCGCGGCCAGTTCCCGCTTGACCACCTTGCCAACATCGTTGCGCGGCAACTGATCGACGAAGACAATGCGAGCCGGGACGCGGTATGGCGTCAGCCGTTCGCGACACCAGGACACCAGCGCGGTCTCGGTGAGGGATGGGTCGGAGCGCACCACAAACGCCCAGGGCACCTCGCCCAGTCGCTCATCCGGAATGCCAACGACCGCGGCCTCGCGCACGCCGTCTGCGGCCACCAGCACGTCCTCCACCGCGCCAGGAAACACCTTGAGCCCGCCCCGATTGATCATCTCCGACACCCGGCCGTCGAGCCACAGGAACCCGTCGTCATCGAACCAGCCGAGATCGCCGGTGTGAAACCAGCCGTCGTCGGTGAGTCGGTCCAGGAATGCCGGATCGATCTTGCGTGCCGCGGTGGTGGGCGTGCGGACCATCACCTCGTCGTTCCGGATCGTCACATCAATGCCCGGGAGCGGCCGCCCGACCGAACCCAGCTTCGTTTCACCCCATTCACGCGCGTCGGCGGCCGACCATCCGACCACTTCGCCACCGAGTTCGGTCTGTCCGTAGGAGTTCAGCACCAGCACGCCGAACTTGTGGCGGAAGCGGGCGGCCTGAACCGGAGACAGGGGAGCGGTAATCGAGCGGACGATCCGCAACGGTGACAGGTCTGTTACGGAGTCGTCGTGCAGCACCATGGTCAAGGCCGCTGGCGGTAACACGGTGGAGCGCAACTGATGCCGCTTGACCAACGCCGCGAAGTCTGTAGGCGAAAACCGCTCCATCAGCACCACGCCGGCGCCGGCCCGAAATGCGAACAGCACCTGGTAGATACCGGCCCACAACGACAAGGACAGCGGCACCAGGTTAGGCATCGGGGTGCGCTTCTCGGCCGTGGCGGATTTCGCCCCTCGCAGCTTGTCCAGCAGTCGGTCGATCAGATCCAACACGGTGGCATGACGCAACGGCACCGGCTTCGGTGGACCGGTGGTGCCCGAAGTGAACTGCAGCAGGGCGACATCGGCGTCGTAACTGCGCCGTCCCGCCGGTGGTGCGGAAGTGGACGTCACGGACCATTCGAGCTCCGAGCCCGCGACGACCGGCAAACCGGATGCAGCGAAGCGCTGCGCCAGTGCCGGAGTGGTGATCACCGCAACAGGCCGCAATGTCTCGAGTTGCGTGACAAGCTCGGCGTCGGGTGCCCGAGGATTGAGCGGCGTGTACACCCCGCCGGCACGCCAGGTTCCGAACAGCGCGGCGATGGTGACGGAGTCATTGGGCAGCATGGCGGCGACGACCTGGCCGGTGGTCAAGCCAATCTCGGTGAGCACCTTGCTCAATCGATCTGCGCTGGCCGCCAATTCGTTTCGTGTCACGTCGCCGCCGAGCGTGTGGACGGCGATGTCGGGCGGGCCGTCCAATACCTCCGCCAGGCTCACGATTCGCTCTCCAGCGGAGACCAGTTCGGCGTCCTCTTCTCGGCGAATGCCAACGGTCCCTCGTTCTGGTCTGGATGGCCCCACATGGACGTCAGATGCTTGGCGCCTGCGCGGCAAGCGTCGGTCAAGCCGTACTCGAGCGCACCCCACAACGCCCGCTTGGTCGCTCGCATCGCCGCCGGTGAGTTCCTGGCGATCTTTTCCGCGAGCGCTTGCGCGGCGTCGCGCAACTTCTCCGGCGGGTCAATGACCTCGCTGATCATGCCGAGTTGGTAGGCGCGCTGCGCGGTCAGGCGTTCGTGACTGCCGATGAGTGCCATCCGAAGCACCGCCTCTGCCGGCACCTTGCGCATGAGAGCGATGGTCTCCAGCGCGGAGACTTGACCGATGGACACATGGGGGT
Protein-coding regions in this window:
- a CDS encoding SDR family NAD(P)-dependent oxidoreductase, which translates into the protein MTLTGMTTLVTGSGAGVGRGIALALASQGAHVIVATRTETGLAVTAEIVSRGGAATFACCDVTDGAAVADAVELAVATTGRLDAVVHNATSNLSSQPHQLADVDRELWDSHFSVSVRGAYHCAVAAFAALKERGGTLLVMTSPAGIEGSATLPLYATMKGALRGFAKSLAREWAPYHITVNAVSPLAFSPAMTAAIKADPEMEDRLARRIPLGRIGDPERDVGSAVAFLVSPAARYVTGQTLGVDGGHYTNL
- a CDS encoding cytochrome P450, encoding MTALTAQFASPVNRHRVQALGAAVTSRFPSSERPLATAPAGSNLKPVMGNYGFPFLGHVLSTLADPLEFSRRRYERYGPVWWAGGVGFRVVALMGPDALETAWINRGKIFSSTRGWAPVIGPFFYRGIMLLDFDEHRDHRRIMQQAFTRSALEGYLALMRPSIDRTLSQWPSTTRFPFYPSIKHLLLEQAAEVFVGTHLGPESDQLSADFHDTVRGGQAVVRADVPGGTWARGLRARERLECYFASQVPARQRGNGTDLFSMLCRSEDEDGTRFTPADIVNHMIFLLMAAHDTTAIALSMLVYELGRNRQWQNALRDEAMGQPNDAPTLLDLDAYPLLDAAFKEILRMYAPAGTLFRQTTSDTEILGHFVPRKTQVAINVYASMRLSDWWPDPDTFNPARFVDKPERQAAVSRFVFAPFGGGAHKCIGQQFADMTVKATMHQLLRRFEWCVPYGHQLLLTWGTGPTPADDLPIDLRKLARRR
- a CDS encoding SDR family oxidoreductase, coding for MTGRTVVIGPTKELSAALADGLDASFVGNSTETLPDADGVVIVVDPDPGPGLLSALHPEEWDRIVNTAMWDTLAVLQRARRSLLQSRGRIVLVVPTIGLAGAARLVGYITALEGVRAMAKSAARQWSSEGISVNVVATALRLFAPDEAAAAAHLSAPAVQDSASLLQSVVESVKFLLLPNLDHVAGETIVVDGGSVMLP
- a CDS encoding amidohydrolase family protein: MADGQAFEVWDADNHMYETIDAYTRYLPDKYAEALKFVDINGRKKLQILGTITECIPNPTYEVIPTPGAWADYYRGINPEGKTLRELADPIRCPDEFRRPDLRLALMDRQGVDGAVMFPTTAGMLEERTKSDTELTHAITHAFNRWLLDDWTFNYQNRIFPVPAISLNDPAKGVQELEWCLANGAKTVLIRPAPVPREDGTSRSPALPEFDDFWRLVESSGISVQMHNSDAGYDRYLNDWEDGDEFQGFQLTKFRGFIYEESRHIFDTLAAFIAHGVFERFPGLRIGVVENGGSWAQRLMEAFDRVYRKKPRDFDEHPGDVFRRHVWVNPFHEEDMSHLIEVLGANRVMFGSDYPHPEGLAEPAQFVTELKDLPAETTARVMGGNLKELIGA
- a CDS encoding TetR/AcrR family transcriptional regulator gives rise to the protein MPETTQRAYGGQSADTRRRQRRSRLLDAAMDSMARNEWRSATVEKLCVAAGLNKRYFYESFTDLDALSAAVIDDIAEDVRAATVEASDATADGPLEAQALAVVAAAVRALVDDPRRARVLLGGVAASPELHNHRTRVMHRLTKVAIDHGKVVHGVELETDPLAQVAPAFIVGGTADAILSYVNGNVKLSFDDFIAQLATLWLITGNGAAQLARARLTQRG
- a CDS encoding enoyl-CoA hydratase/isomerase family protein; its protein translation is MTYQWLIVEKHGPVGWIINNRPERLNAYDAVMREEFPRAWAELDADPQVRVIVHTGNGRAFQVGADVDDLDGEAVLQFQKTMQTLDLKLTAWHCKVGKPVITAVNGVCAGGGLHWVADADIVIAAADATFVDPHVSIGQVSALETIALMRKVPAEAVLRMALIGSHERLTAQRAYQLGMISEVIDPPEKLRDAAQALAEKIARNSPAAMRATKRALWGALEYGLTDACRAGAKHLTSMWGHPDQNEGPLAFAEKRTPNWSPLESES
- a CDS encoding acyl-CoA dehydrogenase family protein — encoded protein: MSTFGSRPTAEELAAFRDQVRAHIAEHAPPIEAREGHRAPKDADQEAQLRRWFAGLFEAGFVGADWPVEYGGSADHHPLHDRVVSEEILRARAPRPVDQVNLAAHVLLHFGSEEQRRRLLPPIRRSEHVWCQLLSEPNAGSDIAAVRTRGVRQDDGTWVIDGQKTWITDGHWADMGLALIRTDPTSSRHHGLSVFAVPMSAAGVEVRPIRSIGDAIEINEVFLTGVVLDADSLVGEVGQGWSIIMAGLDFERFGIGGNVILLELLIDDLVTVARDALVDGAPALTHPDIRQTIAELTVEVEVAKSFIDDHVERLIAGADMPGDGSIAKLSFAETYHRVSAYGAELAAAAADVATTDAAVRQAKERLRECWLWSRAYTISGGSSEMMRNILAKRRLLLPSG
- a CDS encoding class I adenylate-forming enzyme family protein — translated: MASETFWGLVDAVAEAHPERVVLADDFGRSLTCAQLRDEGERTAAALSESGVGEGTVVSWQLPTTLETMVVMVALARLGAVQNPILPIWRESEVRFVTAQLATEVLVVPGRWRGYDHTALAEAVAKERPLSVVVIDHDAPVTDGLRLPVGDPAVLPAAPSSGEDPRWIYYSSGTTAAPKGARHCDRSVIAGSAGVIGIVGASSSDVNPIAFPVSHIGGAAMLAASLRTGMRLVLFDSFDPATTPYRLAAHRPTLLGTATPFFVAFMAAQRAHGAEPLYPDLRGCVGGGAPITAELGRQVREVFSVNGVANSWGLTEFPVATSQTPEAAPDLLDRTVGRPVAGVSVRVVDDSEREVNVGEEGELRLKGPQCFLGYVDGSLDAAAFDAEGWFRSGDRGRIDDQGNVVITGRIKDAIIRNAENISALEIENVLATHPAVADVAVIGVPDPRTGERVCAVVVAQPGGEVTLEALAEHCRLQGLSRHKSPERLELVEALPRNLTGKVLKNELRVQFG
- a CDS encoding class I adenylate-forming enzyme family protein; the protein is MSLAEVLDGPPDIAVHTLGGDVTRNELAASADRLSKVLTEIGLTTGQVVAAMLPNDSVTIAALFGTWRAGGVYTPLNPRAPDAELVTQLETLRPVAVITTPALAQRFAASGLPVVAGSELEWSVTSTSAPPAGRRSYDADVALLQFTSGTTGPPKPVPLRHATVLDLIDRLLDKLRGAKSATAEKRTPMPNLVPLSLSLWAGIYQVLFAFRAGAGVVLMERFSPTDFAALVKRHQLRSTVLPPAALTMVLHDDSVTDLSPLRIVRSITAPLSPVQAARFRHKFGVLVLNSYGQTELGGEVVGWSAADAREWGETKLGSVGRPLPGIDVTIRNDEVMVRTPTTAARKIDPAFLDRLTDDGWFHTGDLGWFDDDGFLWLDGRVSEMINRGGLKVFPGAVEDVLVAADGVREAAVVGIPDERLGEVPWAFVVRSDPSLTETALVSWCRERLTPYRVPARIVFVDQLPRNDVGKVVKRELAALAQ